One Phaseolus vulgaris cultivar G19833 chromosome 2, P. vulgaris v2.0, whole genome shotgun sequence DNA window includes the following coding sequences:
- the LOC137812499 gene encoding F-box protein At5g39450-like isoform X3, with translation MSSDPSLLLCLPDDLFAMVLRFLLPRDVCNLSLCCKSLHACASSEKVWLTQCDMVGVVPHGDLVEWREGVSSYKALCRFLLRVKPLLGIWVHQNPELGNLVYVMPGFVSVVGCRIIPQELGHLGIQDGPIQWSSVFEVIGDFDGSTTFFLHGREEETDYVHPGSVKYIDKSCNVLLLEIEGRVQDYGSSSSSSSSSSTTALLHDSGAMISGRVCRSNSEISRLQREGGNAEAIVPFNKLAFSDRKRLLEVTIGLVRQEVPGMDDGPLFPAMRDDCDNFHKNLVLLKERRAILCEMCSLVSSRIDNEESSKGADGPLQSEQDDIRKSCNWSKDFSNLLNKEKGHIQCTKKKSLGGYFWGGFKQILRKSSSVNESHAILEKFTSRRETKHARLEDFLRSSDTIGLTLKASTVKLSTYRAWPNMPDNWFALFKMPLQVPSADQIYAGLWGGTFGWPPGKPSQDKPGKALFFLLLSYEESQEQKLLIATKILEGEGISNGYGFRYPGSKPGSLFIFENGVLAFVWKDTMSVLTLQRLHLQELLKKGERVPSLPPINNFSYLTKSYSNVFTGFPSASTSSPSPRF, from the exons ATGTCTTCTGATCCAAGCTTGCTCCTGTGCCTACCCGATGATTTGTTTGCCATGGTGTTGCGGTTCCTCTTGCCCAGAGACGTCTGCAATCTCAGTCTCTGCTGCAAGAGTCTCCATGCCTGTGCATCTTCAGAAAAAGTGTGGCTCACTCAGTGTGACATGGTGGGGGTGGTGCCCCACGGGGACCTTGTTGAGTGGAGGGAGGGTGTGTCGTCTTACAAGGCTCTTTGTCGTTTCCTTTTGAGGGTTAAACCGTTGCTTGGAATATGGGTTCATCAGAACCCTGAGCTTGGCAACCTTGTCTATGTCATGCCTGGTTTTGTTTCGGTTGTCGGGTGCCGGATAATTCCTCAGGAGCTTGGTCATTTGGGGATTCAAGATGGTCCTATCCAATGGTCATCTGTGTTTGAAGTTATTGGTGATTTTGATGGTTCAACTACCTTTTTTCTCCATGGAAGGGAAGAGGAGACAGACTATGTTCATCCTGGTTCGGTCAAGTATATAGATAAGTCCTGCAATGTGCTGTTGCTTGAGATTGAAGGTAGGGTACAAGATTATGGTAGTAGTAGCAGTAGCAGTAGCAGCAGCAGTACTACTGCTTTGTTGCATGATTCGGGTGCGATGATATCAGGGAGGGTTTGTAGGTCAAACAGTGAGATCTCCAGGTTGCAAAGAGAGGGTGGAAATGCTGAGGCAATAGTTCCTTTCAACAAGTTGGCTTTTAGTGATAGAAAAAGGTTGCTTGAGGTCACCATCGGCCTAGTTCGACAAGAGGTTCCTGGTATGGACGATGGACCATTGTTTCCTGCGATGAGAGATGACTGTGACAACTTTCACAAAAATTTGGTGCTTTTGAAGGAAAGAAGAGCAATCCTTTGTGAAATGTGCAGCCTTGTTAGTAGCCGAATTGACAATGAGGAAAGTTCTAAAGGGGCAGACGGTCCATTGCAATCAGAGCAGGATGACATAAGAAAGAGTTGTAACTGGTCCAAGGATTTCTCTAATCTGTTGAACAAGGAGAAAGGTCACATACAATGCACCAAGAAGAAAAGTCTTGGTGGATATTTCTGGGGTGGCTTTAAACAGATCCTTAGAAAATCAAGTTCAGTTAATGAAAGTCATGCGATTTTGGAGAAGTTTACTTCAAGACGTGAGACAAAGCATGCGCGGCTTGAAGATTTTCTTAGATCAAGTGATACAATAGGGCTAACATTAAAGGCATCAACTGTAAAATTATCTACTTACCGTGCATGGCCAAACATGCCTGATAATTGGTTTGCACTTTTCAAGATGCCCTTACAAGTTCCCTCAGCGGACCAAATTTATGCGGGTTTGTGGGGAGGAACTTTTGGTTGGCCTCCTGGAAAACCTTCTCAAGACAAGCCGGGAAAGGCTCTATTCTTTCTTCTGCTCTCTTATGAAGAGTCCCAAGAACAAAAGCTTCTTATTGCAACAAAAATATTGGAAG GAGAGGGTATTTCAAATGGTTATGGATTCAGATACCCTGGATCAAAGCCCGGTTCCCTCTTTATATTTGAAAATGGTGTCCTTGCCTTTGTTTGGAAGGACACTATGTCTGTCTTGACTTTGCAGAGACTCCACCTGCAAGAACTTTTGAAGAAAGGAGAGAGAGTACCCTCTCTGCCTCCCATTAACAATTTTTCTTATTTGACAAAGTCGTACTCAAACGTGTTTACAGGCTTTCCTAGTGCTTCCACTTCCTCACCTTCACCAAG ATTTTGA
- the LOC137812499 gene encoding F-box protein At5g39450-like isoform X1 — MSSDPSLLLCLPDDLFAMVLRFLLPRDVCNLSLCCKSLHACASSEKVWLTQCDMVGVVPHGDLVEWREGVSSYKALCRFLLRVKPLLGIWVHQNPELGNLVYVMPGFVSVVGCRIIPQELGHLGIQDGPIQWSSVFEVIGDFDGSTTFFLHGREEETDYVHPGSVKYIDKSCNVLLLEIEGRVQDYGSSSSSSSSSSTTALLHDSGAMISGRVCRSNSEISRLQREGGNAEAIVPFNKLAFSDRKRLLEVTIGLVRQEVPGMDDGPLFPAMRDDCDNFHKNLVLLKERRAILCEMCSLVSSRIDNEESSKGADGPLQSEQDDIRKSCNWSKDFSNLLNKEKGHIQCTKKKSLGGYFWGGFKQILRKSSSVNESHAILEKFTSRRETKHARLEDFLRSSDTIGLTLKASTVKLSTYRAWPNMPDNWFALFKMPLQVPSADQIYAGLWGGTFGWPPGKPSQDKPGKALFFLLLSYEESQEQKLLIATKILEGTHYVLHPNGSAMFIVDINQPSYDSFPCGSNTDITHAFTGEGISNGYGFRYPGSKPGSLFIFENGVLAFVWKDTMSVLTLQRLHLQELLKKGERVPSLPPINNFSYLTKSYSNVFTGFPSASTSSPSPRF, encoded by the exons ATGTCTTCTGATCCAAGCTTGCTCCTGTGCCTACCCGATGATTTGTTTGCCATGGTGTTGCGGTTCCTCTTGCCCAGAGACGTCTGCAATCTCAGTCTCTGCTGCAAGAGTCTCCATGCCTGTGCATCTTCAGAAAAAGTGTGGCTCACTCAGTGTGACATGGTGGGGGTGGTGCCCCACGGGGACCTTGTTGAGTGGAGGGAGGGTGTGTCGTCTTACAAGGCTCTTTGTCGTTTCCTTTTGAGGGTTAAACCGTTGCTTGGAATATGGGTTCATCAGAACCCTGAGCTTGGCAACCTTGTCTATGTCATGCCTGGTTTTGTTTCGGTTGTCGGGTGCCGGATAATTCCTCAGGAGCTTGGTCATTTGGGGATTCAAGATGGTCCTATCCAATGGTCATCTGTGTTTGAAGTTATTGGTGATTTTGATGGTTCAACTACCTTTTTTCTCCATGGAAGGGAAGAGGAGACAGACTATGTTCATCCTGGTTCGGTCAAGTATATAGATAAGTCCTGCAATGTGCTGTTGCTTGAGATTGAAGGTAGGGTACAAGATTATGGTAGTAGTAGCAGTAGCAGTAGCAGCAGCAGTACTACTGCTTTGTTGCATGATTCGGGTGCGATGATATCAGGGAGGGTTTGTAGGTCAAACAGTGAGATCTCCAGGTTGCAAAGAGAGGGTGGAAATGCTGAGGCAATAGTTCCTTTCAACAAGTTGGCTTTTAGTGATAGAAAAAGGTTGCTTGAGGTCACCATCGGCCTAGTTCGACAAGAGGTTCCTGGTATGGACGATGGACCATTGTTTCCTGCGATGAGAGATGACTGTGACAACTTTCACAAAAATTTGGTGCTTTTGAAGGAAAGAAGAGCAATCCTTTGTGAAATGTGCAGCCTTGTTAGTAGCCGAATTGACAATGAGGAAAGTTCTAAAGGGGCAGACGGTCCATTGCAATCAGAGCAGGATGACATAAGAAAGAGTTGTAACTGGTCCAAGGATTTCTCTAATCTGTTGAACAAGGAGAAAGGTCACATACAATGCACCAAGAAGAAAAGTCTTGGTGGATATTTCTGGGGTGGCTTTAAACAGATCCTTAGAAAATCAAGTTCAGTTAATGAAAGTCATGCGATTTTGGAGAAGTTTACTTCAAGACGTGAGACAAAGCATGCGCGGCTTGAAGATTTTCTTAGATCAAGTGATACAATAGGGCTAACATTAAAGGCATCAACTGTAAAATTATCTACTTACCGTGCATGGCCAAACATGCCTGATAATTGGTTTGCACTTTTCAAGATGCCCTTACAAGTTCCCTCAGCGGACCAAATTTATGCGGGTTTGTGGGGAGGAACTTTTGGTTGGCCTCCTGGAAAACCTTCTCAAGACAAGCCGGGAAAGGCTCTATTCTTTCTTCTGCTCTCTTATGAAGAGTCCCAAGAACAAAAGCTTCTTATTGCAACAAAAATATTGGAAGGTACTCACTATGTCTTGCATCCTAATGGTTCAGCAATGTTCATAGTGGATATCAATCAGCCTTCATATGATTCCTTTCCCTGTGGCTCCAATACTGATATCACACATGCTTTCACAGGAGAGGGTATTTCAAATGGTTATGGATTCAGATACCCTGGATCAAAGCCCGGTTCCCTCTTTATATTTGAAAATGGTGTCCTTGCCTTTGTTTGGAAGGACACTATGTCTGTCTTGACTTTGCAGAGACTCCACCTGCAAGAACTTTTGAAGAAAGGAGAGAGAGTACCCTCTCTGCCTCCCATTAACAATTTTTCTTATTTGACAAAGTCGTACTCAAACGTGTTTACAGGCTTTCCTAGTGCTTCCACTTCCTCACCTTCACCAAG ATTTTGA
- the LOC137812499 gene encoding F-box protein At5g39450-like isoform X4 translates to MSSDPSLLLCLPDDLFAMVLRFLLPRDVCNLSLCCKSLHACASSEKVWLTQCDMVGVVPHGDLVEWREGVSSYKALCRFLLRVKPLLGIWVHQNPELGNLVYVMPGFVSVVGCRIIPQELGHLGIQDGPIQWSSVFEVIGDFDGSTTFFLHGREEETDYVHPGSVKYIDKSCNVLLLEIEGRVQDYGSSSSSSSSSSTTALLHDSGAMISGRVCRSNSEISRLQREGGNAEAIVPFNKLAFSDRKRLLEVTIGLVRQEVPGMDDGPLFPAMRDDCDNFHKNLVLLKERRAILCEMCSLVSSRIDNEESSKGADGPLQSEQDDIRKSCNWSKDFSNLLNKEKGHIQCTKKKSLGGYFWGGFKQILRKSSSVNESHAILEKFTSRRETKHARLEDFLRSSDTIGLTLKASTVKLSTYRAWPNMPDNWFALFKMPLQVPSADQIYAGLWGGTFGWPPGKPSQDKPGKALFFLLLSYEESQEQKLLIATKILEGEGISNGYGFRYPGSKPGSLFIFENGVLAFVWKDTMSVLTLQRLHLQELLKKGERVPSLPPINNFSYLTKSYSNVFTGFPSASTSSPSPR, encoded by the exons ATGTCTTCTGATCCAAGCTTGCTCCTGTGCCTACCCGATGATTTGTTTGCCATGGTGTTGCGGTTCCTCTTGCCCAGAGACGTCTGCAATCTCAGTCTCTGCTGCAAGAGTCTCCATGCCTGTGCATCTTCAGAAAAAGTGTGGCTCACTCAGTGTGACATGGTGGGGGTGGTGCCCCACGGGGACCTTGTTGAGTGGAGGGAGGGTGTGTCGTCTTACAAGGCTCTTTGTCGTTTCCTTTTGAGGGTTAAACCGTTGCTTGGAATATGGGTTCATCAGAACCCTGAGCTTGGCAACCTTGTCTATGTCATGCCTGGTTTTGTTTCGGTTGTCGGGTGCCGGATAATTCCTCAGGAGCTTGGTCATTTGGGGATTCAAGATGGTCCTATCCAATGGTCATCTGTGTTTGAAGTTATTGGTGATTTTGATGGTTCAACTACCTTTTTTCTCCATGGAAGGGAAGAGGAGACAGACTATGTTCATCCTGGTTCGGTCAAGTATATAGATAAGTCCTGCAATGTGCTGTTGCTTGAGATTGAAGGTAGGGTACAAGATTATGGTAGTAGTAGCAGTAGCAGTAGCAGCAGCAGTACTACTGCTTTGTTGCATGATTCGGGTGCGATGATATCAGGGAGGGTTTGTAGGTCAAACAGTGAGATCTCCAGGTTGCAAAGAGAGGGTGGAAATGCTGAGGCAATAGTTCCTTTCAACAAGTTGGCTTTTAGTGATAGAAAAAGGTTGCTTGAGGTCACCATCGGCCTAGTTCGACAAGAGGTTCCTGGTATGGACGATGGACCATTGTTTCCTGCGATGAGAGATGACTGTGACAACTTTCACAAAAATTTGGTGCTTTTGAAGGAAAGAAGAGCAATCCTTTGTGAAATGTGCAGCCTTGTTAGTAGCCGAATTGACAATGAGGAAAGTTCTAAAGGGGCAGACGGTCCATTGCAATCAGAGCAGGATGACATAAGAAAGAGTTGTAACTGGTCCAAGGATTTCTCTAATCTGTTGAACAAGGAGAAAGGTCACATACAATGCACCAAGAAGAAAAGTCTTGGTGGATATTTCTGGGGTGGCTTTAAACAGATCCTTAGAAAATCAAGTTCAGTTAATGAAAGTCATGCGATTTTGGAGAAGTTTACTTCAAGACGTGAGACAAAGCATGCGCGGCTTGAAGATTTTCTTAGATCAAGTGATACAATAGGGCTAACATTAAAGGCATCAACTGTAAAATTATCTACTTACCGTGCATGGCCAAACATGCCTGATAATTGGTTTGCACTTTTCAAGATGCCCTTACAAGTTCCCTCAGCGGACCAAATTTATGCGGGTTTGTGGGGAGGAACTTTTGGTTGGCCTCCTGGAAAACCTTCTCAAGACAAGCCGGGAAAGGCTCTATTCTTTCTTCTGCTCTCTTATGAAGAGTCCCAAGAACAAAAGCTTCTTATTGCAACAAAAATATTGGAAG GAGAGGGTATTTCAAATGGTTATGGATTCAGATACCCTGGATCAAAGCCCGGTTCCCTCTTTATATTTGAAAATGGTGTCCTTGCCTTTGTTTGGAAGGACACTATGTCTGTCTTGACTTTGCAGAGACTCCACCTGCAAGAACTTTTGAAGAAAGGAGAGAGAGTACCCTCTCTGCCTCCCATTAACAATTTTTCTTATTTGACAAAGTCGTACTCAAACGTGTTTACAGGCTTTCCTAGTGCTTCCACTTCCTCACCTTCACCAAG ATGA
- the LOC137812499 gene encoding F-box protein At5g39450-like isoform X2 has product MSSDPSLLLCLPDDLFAMVLRFLLPRDVCNLSLCCKSLHACASSEKVWLTQCDMVGVVPHGDLVEWREGVSSYKALCRFLLRVKPLLGIWVHQNPELGNLVYVMPGFVSVVGCRIIPQELGHLGIQDGPIQWSSVFEVIGDFDGSTTFFLHGREEETDYVHPGSVKYIDKSCNVLLLEIEGRVQDYGSSSSSSSSSSTTALLHDSGAMISGRVCRSNSEISRLQREGGNAEAIVPFNKLAFSDRKRLLEVTIGLVRQEVPGMDDGPLFPAMRDDCDNFHKNLVLLKERRAILCEMCSLVSSRIDNEESSKGADGPLQSEQDDIRKSCNWSKDFSNLLNKEKGHIQCTKKKSLGGYFWGGFKQILRKSSSVNESHAILEKFTSRRETKHARLEDFLRSSDTIGLTLKASTVKLSTYRAWPNMPDNWFALFKMPLQVPSADQIYAGLWGGTFGWPPGKPSQDKPGKALFFLLLSYEESQEQKLLIATKILEGTHYVLHPNGSAMFIVDINQPSYDSFPCGSNTDITHAFTGEGISNGYGFRYPGSKPGSLFIFENGVLAFVWKDTMSVLTLQRLHLQELLKKGERVPSLPPINNFSYLTKSYSNVFTGFPSASTSSPSPR; this is encoded by the exons ATGTCTTCTGATCCAAGCTTGCTCCTGTGCCTACCCGATGATTTGTTTGCCATGGTGTTGCGGTTCCTCTTGCCCAGAGACGTCTGCAATCTCAGTCTCTGCTGCAAGAGTCTCCATGCCTGTGCATCTTCAGAAAAAGTGTGGCTCACTCAGTGTGACATGGTGGGGGTGGTGCCCCACGGGGACCTTGTTGAGTGGAGGGAGGGTGTGTCGTCTTACAAGGCTCTTTGTCGTTTCCTTTTGAGGGTTAAACCGTTGCTTGGAATATGGGTTCATCAGAACCCTGAGCTTGGCAACCTTGTCTATGTCATGCCTGGTTTTGTTTCGGTTGTCGGGTGCCGGATAATTCCTCAGGAGCTTGGTCATTTGGGGATTCAAGATGGTCCTATCCAATGGTCATCTGTGTTTGAAGTTATTGGTGATTTTGATGGTTCAACTACCTTTTTTCTCCATGGAAGGGAAGAGGAGACAGACTATGTTCATCCTGGTTCGGTCAAGTATATAGATAAGTCCTGCAATGTGCTGTTGCTTGAGATTGAAGGTAGGGTACAAGATTATGGTAGTAGTAGCAGTAGCAGTAGCAGCAGCAGTACTACTGCTTTGTTGCATGATTCGGGTGCGATGATATCAGGGAGGGTTTGTAGGTCAAACAGTGAGATCTCCAGGTTGCAAAGAGAGGGTGGAAATGCTGAGGCAATAGTTCCTTTCAACAAGTTGGCTTTTAGTGATAGAAAAAGGTTGCTTGAGGTCACCATCGGCCTAGTTCGACAAGAGGTTCCTGGTATGGACGATGGACCATTGTTTCCTGCGATGAGAGATGACTGTGACAACTTTCACAAAAATTTGGTGCTTTTGAAGGAAAGAAGAGCAATCCTTTGTGAAATGTGCAGCCTTGTTAGTAGCCGAATTGACAATGAGGAAAGTTCTAAAGGGGCAGACGGTCCATTGCAATCAGAGCAGGATGACATAAGAAAGAGTTGTAACTGGTCCAAGGATTTCTCTAATCTGTTGAACAAGGAGAAAGGTCACATACAATGCACCAAGAAGAAAAGTCTTGGTGGATATTTCTGGGGTGGCTTTAAACAGATCCTTAGAAAATCAAGTTCAGTTAATGAAAGTCATGCGATTTTGGAGAAGTTTACTTCAAGACGTGAGACAAAGCATGCGCGGCTTGAAGATTTTCTTAGATCAAGTGATACAATAGGGCTAACATTAAAGGCATCAACTGTAAAATTATCTACTTACCGTGCATGGCCAAACATGCCTGATAATTGGTTTGCACTTTTCAAGATGCCCTTACAAGTTCCCTCAGCGGACCAAATTTATGCGGGTTTGTGGGGAGGAACTTTTGGTTGGCCTCCTGGAAAACCTTCTCAAGACAAGCCGGGAAAGGCTCTATTCTTTCTTCTGCTCTCTTATGAAGAGTCCCAAGAACAAAAGCTTCTTATTGCAACAAAAATATTGGAAGGTACTCACTATGTCTTGCATCCTAATGGTTCAGCAATGTTCATAGTGGATATCAATCAGCCTTCATATGATTCCTTTCCCTGTGGCTCCAATACTGATATCACACATGCTTTCACAGGAGAGGGTATTTCAAATGGTTATGGATTCAGATACCCTGGATCAAAGCCCGGTTCCCTCTTTATATTTGAAAATGGTGTCCTTGCCTTTGTTTGGAAGGACACTATGTCTGTCTTGACTTTGCAGAGACTCCACCTGCAAGAACTTTTGAAGAAAGGAGAGAGAGTACCCTCTCTGCCTCCCATTAACAATTTTTCTTATTTGACAAAGTCGTACTCAAACGTGTTTACAGGCTTTCCTAGTGCTTCCACTTCCTCACCTTCACCAAG ATGA
- the LOC137812501 gene encoding lipase-like PAD4 — protein MEEKNHYSMPMASNEASPFESRQMLATFVSSTPLLSNSWRLCTQANATPFRTFLVDRVGASVYVAFSGVQMPAASDPNWRDLVALESIGGVPLFSPRRSKEAEEPVMVHAAMFNLFLSLFKSFQNQMLEIVGNKETKSVVITGHSIGGATASLCTLWLLSYLQSISSSVSILCITYGAPLLGNESFSQSIFRERWGGNFCHVVSKHDIMPRLLFAPIIFLTTQLNSLLQFWHFSMTSDDLGKLANQISEKEKANLFTAVMDYLEAASQEGETSVPIVFHPFGNYFFVTEEGAVCVDSPAAIIKMMHLMLATSSPVRSIEDHLQYGYYVNKLSSQTLNQGISMQRNIPDSSYEAGLELAIQSSGIANQESAITSAKECLKKTRRMGPSPNLNAATLAVSLSKVVPLRAQIEWYKNWCEEQDYQMGYYDSFKRRDSTSSRRDMKININRCKLARFWDDVIDMLERGELPHDFDKRAKWVNASHFYKLLVEPLDIAEYYGKGKHRNKGHHYMQHGREKRYKIFDRWWKNRTVTTAAEENKERSKFASLTQDSCFWARVEEARDWLNCVRSESDANKLAQLWDKIESFEKYAINLVENKEVSSDVLFKNSSYSIWVEDLRELKQLKVKVQRLPHQFTGLLDGEVVP, from the exons atggaagaaaaaaatcattattccATGCCCATGGCTTCCAACGAAGCTTCACC GTTCGAGTCCCGTCAGATGCTCGCCACGTTCGTCTCCTCCACGCCGCTGCTCTCAAACTCATGGCGCCTCTGCACCCAGGCCAACGCCACCCCCTTCCGCACCTTCCTCGTTGACCGTGTCGGCGCCTCCGTCTATGTCGCCTTCTCCGGCGTCCAGATGCCCGCCGCCTCCGACCCCAACTGGAGGGACTTGGTGGCGCTCGAAAGCATCGGCGGCGTCCCCCTGTTTTCGCCCCGGCGGAGTAAGGAGGCGGAGGAGCCCGTCATGGTTCACGCCGCCATGTTCAATCTCTTCCTTTCCCTTTTCAAGTCTTTCCAAAACCAG ATGTTGGAAATAGTGGGAAACAAAGAGACTAAATCAGTTGTGATCACTGGACATTCCATTGGAGGAGCCACTGCCTCTTTGTGCACTCTTTGGCTTCTGTCTTACCTACAATCCATCTCTTCCTCTGTGTCAATATTGTGCATCACTTATGGGGCACCGTTGCTTGGGAACGAGTCCTTTTCTCAAAGCATTTTCAGAGAAAGATGGGGTGGCAACTTCTGCCACGTGGTGTCAAAGCATGACATAATGCCTAGGTTGCTCTTTGCCCCCATAATCTTTCTCACAACTCAGCTAAATTCCCTGCTGCAGTTTTGGCACTTTTCCATGACCTCAGACGATCTTGGAAAGCTTGCAAATCAAATATCAGAAAAAGAGAAAGCTAACTTGTTCACTGCTGTGATGGATTACTTGGAAGCAGCATCACAAGAGGGAGAAACATCAGTGCCTATTGTGTTTCACCCTTTTGGGAACTACTTTTTTGTCACAGAAGAAGGAGCAGTGTGTGTGGATAGTCCGGCTGCAATCATAAAGATGATGCACCTGATGCTAGCTACTAGTTCTCCAGTTAGAAGTATTGAAGACCATCTGCAGTATGGATATTATGTTAATAAATTGTCTTCACAGACATTGAATCAGGGAATTTCCATGCAGAGGAACATTCCTGACTCCAGCTATGAAGCAGGGCTTGAATTGGCCATCCAGTCTTCTGGCATAGCAAACCAG GAATCAGCAATTACATCCGCCAAGGAATGTCTGAAGAAAACAAGGAGAATGGGTCCTTCACCAAATCTGAATGCAGCAACCTTAGCAGTTAGCTTATCCAAGGTGGTACCTCTTAGAGCGCAAATAGAATGGTACAAGAATTGGTGCGAAGAGCAAGACTACCAAATGGGTTACTACGACTCGTTTAAAAGAAGGGACTCTACCAGTTCCAGAAGGGACATGAAAATCAACATTAACCGTTGCAAGCTTGCAAGGTTTTGGGACGACGTTATTGACATGTTGGAAAGAGGTGAGCTGCCTCATGACTTTGACAAGAGAGCCAAGTGGGTCAATGCTTCACACTTCTATAAACTATTGGTTGAGCCACTAGACATTGCTGAGTATTATGGGAAAGGGAAGCATAGAAACAAGGGGCATCATTACATGCAGCATGGTAGAGAGAAAAGATATAAGATTTTTGATAGGTGGTGGAAGAACAGAACTGTTACTACTGCTGCAGAAGAAAACAAGGAGAGGAGCAAGTTTGCGAGTCTTACCCAAGATTCATGCTTTTGGGCTAGAGTGGAAGAAGCAAGGGACTGGTTGAATTGTGTTAGAAGCGAGAGTGATGCTAACAAGTTGGCTCAATTGTGGGATAAAATTGAAAGTTTTGAGAAGTATGCCATAAATTTAGTAGAAAATAAAGAGGTTTCTAGTGATGTTCTCTTTAAGAATTCAAGTTACAGTATATGGGTGGAGGATTTAAGAGAACTGAAACAACTGAAAGTAAAGGTGCAAAGGCTTCCTCATCAGTTTACTGGTCTTCTAGATGGGGAAGTAGTTCCTTAG